The DNA region GGGCGGCGGCTCGGACGGCGGCCGGACGGTGACCGCGCCGACCAGCGAGCCCACCGCCCCGATCCCCTGGAAGTAGGCGTCCCGGGCGAAGTCGTAGCCGCCGGGCCGGGCCGCCTCCGGGGGCGGCAGCAGCCGGGCCGTGGCGGCGACGACGTCCCCGGGCCGCGGGATCGGCGCCTTCCGGAACGAGACCCGCACCCGGGCGGGCCGCGCCTCCGGCGCGAGGCCGGCGAAGCTCTCCACCCGGATCACCAGCCGGGCGCCGACCTCGCGCTCGTCCAGGGCCTCGACCATTCCGACGAGCGGACCGATCGTGGTACGCGTCAGGATCGGGGCGGCGACCTGCGAGACCCGCCAGGTCGCCGCCGCGAAGCCGAGGAACGCGGCCGCCACCGCGAGCGCCGTCGCCAGGGCTGCCGGCCGCGCGCCGAGGACCGGGACCGGCGCCAGCGCGAGGGCGGCCGCGATCAGGGGCGCGGCCGGGCTCGGCGCCCCGTCGGCCGCCGCGAAATAGACCAGGATCCCGACGCCGAAGGCCACCGCCAGCCACGGGAACAGCCGGCGCTGCTCGGCCTCGCGGGCGAGACCGACGGCAACCCAGTGACGGAGTGCCGGAAGGGCGGGGACGCGCGGGCCGACCAGCGCCACCACGCCGTCCGCCCGCCTCGCGCCGATCCGCCGCATCGCCGCCGCCCCGCTCCGCGCGACCTGTCGTCGTGGCCGAGCGATTCTGCGGGCGATTCTTAACGCATCCGCCGGCCCGTGCTACAGCGGGTTCTTCGTGCTACGGGCGCCCTGTCGAGCCCCTCGCCGCTCCGCCGCCCCTTCGCCGTCCGTCGCGCTCCGTCCGCGACCAGCCCCGGAACATACCGGACCGATGTCCTCAGCCGTCGTCACGCGCTTCGCCCCCTCGCCCACCGGCTACCTGCATATCGGCGGGGCCCGCACGGCTTTGTTCAACTGGCTCTACGCCCGCCACACCGGCGGCAAGATGCTGCTGCGCATCGAGGACACCGACCGCGAGCGCTCCACCAAGGGGGCGATCGACGCGATCCTCGACGGCCTCTCCTGGCTCGGCCTCGACTGGGACGGCGACGTGATCTTCCAGTTCGCCCGCGCCGAGCGCCACCGCGCGGTGGCCGAGGAGCTGCTCGCCGCGGGCCGCGCCTATCACTGCTACGCCACCGCCGAGGAGCTCACGCAGATGCGCGAGTCCGCCCGCGCGGAGGGGCGCGCCCCGCGCTACGACGGCCGCTGGCGCGACCGTGACCCGTCCGAGGCCCCCGCCGGGGTCAAGCCGGTGATCCGCCTGCGCGCGCCGACCGAGGGCGAGACCGTGGTCGAGGACGCCGTCCAGGGCCGCGTGACCTGGGCCAACAAGGACCTCGACGACCTCGTCCTGCTGCGCTCGGACGGGACGCCGACCTACATGCTCGCCGTGGTGGTCGACGACCACGACATGGGCGTCACGCAGGTCATCCGCGGTGACGACCACCTCACCAACGCGGCGCGGCAGAGCCAGATCTTCTCGGCCCTCGGCTGGGAGATCCCGAAGATGGCCCATATCCCGCTGATCCACGGGGCCGACGGGGCCAAGCTCTCGAAGCGCCACGGGGCGCTCGGCGTCGAGGCCTATCGCGATCTCGGCTACCTGCCGGCGGCCCTGCGCAACTACCTCGTGCGGCTCGGCTGGAGCCACGGCGACCAGGAGGTCTTCTCCACCGACGAGATGGTCGCGGCCTTCGACCTCGGCGCGGTCGGTCGCTCCGCGGCGCGGTTCGACTTCGCCAAGCTCGCCAACCTCAACGGCCTCTACATCCGCACCAGCGCCGATTCCGACCTCGTCGCGGCGATCGAGACCATTCTCCCCAGCGTCGGGCCGGAGCGCGGCCTGTCGGCGCCGCTGCAGCCCGATCTCAAGGACAAGCTCGTCCAGGCCATGCCGGGCCTGAAGGAGCGGGCCAAGACGCTGATCGAGCTCCTCGACAGCGCCTACTACCTCTACGCCCAGCGTCCCCTGGCGCTGGACGACAAGGCCCGCGCCCTCCTCTCCGACGAGGGGCGCGGCCGCCTCGCCGGGGTGCGGCCGACGCTCGAGGCGCTGCCCGACTGGAGCGCGGCCTCCACCGAGGGTGCGGTGCGCCAGTACGCGGAATCGGCCGGCTGCAAGCTCGGACAGGTTGCCCAGCCCCTGCGCGCGGCGCTGACCGGCCGCACCACCTCCCCGCCCCTGTTCGACGTGATGGCGGTGCTCGGCCGGGAGGAAACCCTGGCGCGCCTCGGGGACCACGCGCCGCAGGGCTGAGACTGCCGCGCGCGGACCGGGAACTGCCGGCTCCGGACCGGATTGCGCTTGGTGGAATTCGCTTGGCGTCGGGGGCGGGTTGTCACCGACCCCGTTGCTGCTGCACTGCCGTTTGGGTAACCCATGGCTGTGAGCACCCGCAGCATAATGCGTGTGCTCAGGCCCCCGGGACCGACTCGGGCAGCCCGAGGCCGGCATCCGCCACGTCGCCAGAGAAGGGTCCACGATCCATGAGCGCACCCAGCACCATCACCGTGGACGGCAAGTCGATCGAGCTGCCGGTGAAATCCGGCACGATCGGGCCGGACGTGATCGATATCGGCAAGCTCTACGCCCAGACCGGCGCCTTCACCTTCGACCCGGGTTTCACCTCGACGGCTTCGTGCGAGTCGAAGATCACCTACATCGACGGCGACGAGGGCGTGCTGCTCTACCGCGGCTACCCGATCGAGCAGCTCGCCGAGAAGGGCGACTTCCTCGAGACCTGCTACCTGATGCTGTTCGGCGCGCTGCCGACCGCCGCCCAGCGGGCCGATTTCGAGTACCGGGTCACGCGCCACACCATGGTGCACGACCAGATGAACCGGTTCTTCACCGGCTTCCGCCGCGACGCGCACCCGATGGCCGTCATGGTCGCCTCGGTGGGCGCCCTCTCGGCCTTCTACCACGATTCCACCGACATCACGGACGAGAGCCAGCGGCTGATCGCGTCGATCCGCATGATCGCCAAGATGCCGACGCTCGCCGCGATGGCCTACAAGTACTCGATCGGCCAGCCCTTCGTGTACCCGAAGAACGACCTCGACTACACGTCAAACTTCCTGCGCATGTGCTACGCAGTGCCGTGCGAGGAGTACGAGGTGAACCCGGTCTTCGCCCGGGCGCTCGACAAGATCTTCATCC from Methylobacterium sp. NMS14P includes:
- the gltX gene encoding glutamate--tRNA ligase, with the protein product MSSAVVTRFAPSPTGYLHIGGARTALFNWLYARHTGGKMLLRIEDTDRERSTKGAIDAILDGLSWLGLDWDGDVIFQFARAERHRAVAEELLAAGRAYHCYATAEELTQMRESARAEGRAPRYDGRWRDRDPSEAPAGVKPVIRLRAPTEGETVVEDAVQGRVTWANKDLDDLVLLRSDGTPTYMLAVVVDDHDMGVTQVIRGDDHLTNAARQSQIFSALGWEIPKMAHIPLIHGADGAKLSKRHGALGVEAYRDLGYLPAALRNYLVRLGWSHGDQEVFSTDEMVAAFDLGAVGRSAARFDFAKLANLNGLYIRTSADSDLVAAIETILPSVGPERGLSAPLQPDLKDKLVQAMPGLKERAKTLIELLDSAYYLYAQRPLALDDKARALLSDEGRGRLAGVRPTLEALPDWSAASTEGAVRQYAESAGCKLGQVAQPLRAALTGRTTSPPLFDVMAVLGREETLARLGDHAPQG
- the gltA gene encoding citrate synthase — encoded protein: MSAPSTITVDGKSIELPVKSGTIGPDVIDIGKLYAQTGAFTFDPGFTSTASCESKITYIDGDEGVLLYRGYPIEQLAEKGDFLETCYLMLFGALPTAAQRADFEYRVTRHTMVHDQMNRFFTGFRRDAHPMAVMVASVGALSAFYHDSTDITDESQRLIASIRMIAKMPTLAAMAYKYSIGQPFVYPKNDLDYTSNFLRMCYAVPCEEYEVNPVFARALDKIFILHADHEQNASTSTVRLAGSSGANPFACIAAGIACLWGPAHGGANEAALKMLMEIGTPENVGKYVAKAKDKNDPFRLMGFGHRVYKNYDPRARIMQSTTHQVLKELGKTDDPLLHVAMELEQIALKDEYFIEKKLYPNIDFYSGITLKAMGFPTDMFTVLFAVARTVGWIAQWAEMIEDPSQKIGRPRQLYVGPAQRDYVAVDQRG